AGTCATTCTTTTATCTCAACATTAACTGTAAGAAATCTGTGGAAACGTATCGCGATTTATATGTTATAATAAACAATTGATATTTAAAGTTAGAAAGCCTTAAGTCTTCATATAAAAAGAAAACCATTATTCTGCAACTCCACCCTCTTCCACAGGTCCAACTTTTGCCAGCTATTACAACATTCAACCACCAGGGGGTAGCAGATACTGCAGAAATGTGGCTCCGCATTCTGAAGGTTAATTCAATTAAGAACACAAGTGTGGGGGGGAATGTTTATTTGTAAATGTAAAGTTACTAATTAAAATGCAATATTTCATAGATTAAATCATGTGCGATTTACTATATAAAATACTATTATTAACTTATGGGTTTTTAATGGATGTATGAATGCATGTTTGCCTGAGTGTATTTTGTtaggccacaatggaaacaagcttttttttttttttttgcattaccctGCATTTTACGTATTTAGTTAATACATTTTTTGTATCATTTTAtgcatgtttacatttttttatgaATTAAATCAGTTTGTAAATTAAAACTGCACAAAGCCATTTGTGTTTTGACCAGGTAGTCATTTGATTTAGACCTAAGACCTTTTCAGCTCATGGCGTGGCTGTGATGGTTTGTCTACTAGCAGAACAAGCACCCACATGCTGTAAGCACAGTACGTCTGCAGCAATTCTGTCAGTaaccctgtttttttttgggggggggggggggtgatggggcACTACTGCACCAGTCAGCTTTACAAATTTTGTATTGTCAGATACTGGCGCGGATCAATGATCCTGCCATTTTTGGGACATTATTCAACAGTTGCAGTTCTATATATTTGATACAGGAAGGTTGGTATAGTGAACATTTGTTGGTACAACTCCAGATTGTTGTAGCTTTGTTACCCATCAGAGGGTCCTGAAGGCCATAATGCCACTGTTGCATATACTGAAGTGATAATTCCACAGAGGACAGTCTTGAAGCCTGCATAGCTTCTGCTTGAAGAGTATGCACCATGGTGCAGAGAACTCAAAATTTAGCTTACATTCATTTCAGTTGTGTGCACATTTTGAGCAATTCCTCCAGTAAAATCTAGATGGAATATTTTACCAAATGTAGTTGTAAAAGAGGATCATGTTTTGTCTCATTACAGTGTATTAAAACTACCCATATGGTGCCCAAGACCATTAATACCCCTTGTTGTCAGATGACCACCTGGGGTCACATTCATTCAGGAAAGCCTTGTAATTCTAAGAATTTAAGTCCCCAACAAGGAACACTGATTAGAACTAATTAAGTGCACTTGCTTGAACACAGGGTacagacagtaaaaaaaaaaaaagaaagcgtgGGTGGGGAGGGGGCACTGCTGGCCCAGAGTAAGGATTTGGCTTTTGAAtccctcagactgctgctttgattaagCACATGGTCCCGACATTGAACAAAAGGCCTTTGTACTTTGTTACTCTTGAACCACTGCAGGATCCAACCTGTAGCCTGACAAATGGTATATAAAAGGCATTTTCATTGACATAAAATGAAGTTTTACTATTCTAGCTTTGATCGGTTTTACAAGGATGCTCATGGACAATGTGCAAACAGACCAATCGGCACTCTTGTACTCGCACGTTTGCAAGATCTCAGTTTGTCATCACGACACTGGAAGAGTGCGACACAAGAATTATGCTTTCTCATAGGTCCTCACTGCAACAACATCATCCATGGTGCACGTCTGTAGAGAAAACACAGGTGTTAAATAGATTTAATGGAACTACTCAAAAATGCATCCAGCCCCAGTTGTCAGCTCACCGCTATCAGTTTCCCATCTCGAATCTCTCGTTCCAGTATGGTTGTCTTTCCATCCCACATCTGCTTCTGCACAAGTTTGCCATTTTCAAGGATAAATGTTGTCTGGAGACAATTCAGTTGTCAACAGTGCTGATTGCAATCAAGCGATTAAGTAAATTAAGAGTTGTGCAGTTGACCCACCTTGGTCTTCCGGTCATCTGCAGTCGTTTCGTCAAATTCCTCATTCAGCTTGAACTTTATCTCTGTTGTTTTGAAAGTACTGTGAGACTTCATTGAAACGAAGCCAGCATCATCCTCACTGATCACCAGGTTAGGTTTGGCCATGTTACCCATCTGACGAGTGGCAAAGCCGACACCTGTGGTACGGCGAGCGTTAATGCAGTTTGCCCTCAAAAAATGTTTCTATGTGGCCTTAAGTGTTAAAAAAGTGATAACtacaaaagaataaaataaagctAGAACAAAATACAAACTCACCAATGGCCTTCATGTAGTCATCAAAGTTATCACTGGCACTGAGCTTCCAGGTTCCAACAAACTGATCGACC
The Thalassophryne amazonica chromosome 7, fThaAma1.1, whole genome shotgun sequence genome window above contains:
- the fabp4b gene encoding fatty acid binding protein 4b translates to MVDQFVGTWKLSASDNFDDYMKAIGVGFATRQMGNMAKPNLVISEDDAGFVSMKSHSTFKTTEIKFKLNEEFDETTADDRKTKTTFILENGKLVQKQMWDGKTTILEREIRDGKLIATCTMDDVVAVRTYEKA